TTGTCGGCAGCAAAGGACGTGGAGATGATGCCGTCGCCCAAAGCGGCATCCCGATTGCCATAGCCCGACCATCCGTCGTTTACGGGCGAGGGGGAACCAGCTGCGAACTGTTCATCAAATTAGCCCGCCTCCCTTTGCTTCCCCTGCCGGAAGGCGGCCGCTTTCATTTGCAGCCCGTCCATCTTGCCGATGTTGCCGAAGGTTTGGCAAAACTTGCCGTCCAAACCAACACCGGCCACAGCATTATCAATATGACCGGCAGCCAGACGCTGACCTTGGCGGAATACCTGACCACCCTCCGCCAAACCCTGCACCACAAACCGCCACAACATATCCTACCTGTTCCCCTGCGCCTGATTGACCCTGTGCTGCCGTTGGCAAACCTCCTCAGCAACGGTATTATCAGCCGTGACAGCTTTGCCCTGCTCAAACAAGGTTCATGCGCCGATTATTCTGATTTTGAAGCTTTATTGGGGAGAGCGCCATTAGCTGCGGAAAACTTTTCCCGTCAAAGCTGAATCAGCCATACACATATGCAACGGAAAATTAGATTTCAGACGAGATTTACCTGCTACAATTCATCTTTTTTATTCTTGACATTATGAAAACCGTGCGTGTTTGTACTATAACGGACAAACTTAGCATTAACGTGGCAATACTGGTGCAAATCGAAACGTAAAGAAGCAACGACAACCGTAAACTGTAGAAACCAGTA
Above is a window of Neisseria mucosa DNA encoding:
- a CDS encoding epimerase, whose product is MNIIIFGGSGFIGSRTAQILKEQGHQVCTPDRRAFDFLHPDETAARRLLEGQDVLINCIGIMSRHAEILETVHHRTPKQLAAWTKAAGIKRWVQLSALGADPSQSINFVGSKGRGDDAVAQSGIPIAIARPSVVYGRGGTSCELFIKLARLPLLPLPEGGRFHLQPVHLADVAEGLAKLAVQTNTGHSIINMTGSQTLTLAEYLTTLRQTLHHKPPQHILPVPLRLIDPVLPLANLLSNGIISRDSFALLKQGSCADYSDFEALLGRAPLAAENFSRQS